The following are from one region of the Paenibacillus sp. JZ16 genome:
- a CDS encoding HelD family protein, producing MSESFQSAYQEEESRLNEVIVEIDRQLERLRGIPVYTGHDFTEQVLEAGREEKRQALAKSLPEPYFGRLDFQESGTGAKKPLYIGKIGFDKEDAGDHPMVIDWRAPVASLFYSFTGGTDPASFEAPEGIIEGLVYLKRNVVIRKQILERVSDTYNRESGGPAVSDEFLVYRLGENKDNRLRDIVSTIQAEQDKIIRAAKNTALIIQGVAGSGKTTVALHRLAYLLYQYKEQVTAEKMIIFAPNLMFLDYISDVLPELGVGDIQQRTFGDWAAELLDIQLASDDHAQTLHRWFETEPGQGTPDIDDNVSGRYKGSLRLMEIIRRCVESIETEALPDGDFSPWDGAVLKQETIAEWFYQEYKPYPLAKRKERLLARLHRWVEMELKKSPSAAVMKERKKKAAQREKAYGNRWPKFEPVSLYKQLFGAVKATGSWFEELSALIPSEVLAATRKDLKKNVVREEDLPALLYFHCLLNDITGEQRFDHIVIDEAQDFSPFQVAVLDLFVRGHSFTILGDLSQGIHAYRGVHAWEEMSSLFKEEETAYFALTRSYRSTMEIIEFANGILEKGVSSDLLAVPVFRSGDTVRLIPYDSAKSRTRDLERAMEALIAKEYRTVAILTRTLREAQELHEQFITAWPMLNLIDGSKGTYQGGYSVLPVYLSKGLEFDAVVVADADRAHYAEKAWDAKLMYVGCTRALHELWLLHNEPLPTYIRTETSEITASGWPVE from the coding sequence GTGTCAGAATCTTTTCAAAGTGCCTATCAAGAAGAAGAGTCAAGACTAAACGAGGTTATCGTTGAAATTGACCGTCAGCTTGAACGTTTGCGCGGCATTCCGGTATACACGGGCCATGATTTTACGGAGCAGGTGCTCGAAGCAGGACGGGAAGAGAAACGGCAGGCCCTCGCCAAAAGTTTGCCGGAGCCTTACTTCGGGAGGCTGGATTTTCAGGAGAGCGGAACGGGAGCGAAGAAACCGCTCTACATCGGGAAGATCGGCTTCGATAAGGAAGATGCCGGGGATCACCCGATGGTGATTGATTGGCGAGCTCCGGTCGCGAGTCTTTTTTATTCGTTTACCGGCGGTACCGACCCGGCTTCGTTCGAAGCACCCGAAGGAATCATCGAGGGGCTAGTCTATTTAAAACGCAACGTCGTGATCCGAAAGCAAATTTTGGAACGGGTATCGGATACGTACAATCGGGAAAGCGGCGGACCTGCCGTATCCGATGAGTTTTTGGTTTACCGTCTCGGGGAGAACAAGGATAACCGGCTGCGGGATATCGTATCCACGATTCAGGCCGAGCAGGACAAAATCATCCGGGCTGCCAAAAATACCGCACTTATCATCCAAGGGGTGGCGGGAAGCGGAAAAACGACGGTGGCGCTGCATCGGCTGGCATATTTGCTCTATCAGTACAAGGAGCAGGTAACCGCGGAGAAAATGATCATATTCGCACCCAACCTGATGTTTCTGGATTACATATCCGACGTGCTGCCTGAGCTCGGAGTCGGCGATATACAGCAGCGCACATTTGGCGATTGGGCAGCGGAACTGCTCGATATTCAGCTCGCTTCGGATGATCATGCACAGACGCTTCATCGATGGTTCGAGACAGAGCCAGGTCAGGGTACCCCGGATATTGACGATAATGTCAGCGGGCGCTACAAAGGCTCATTGAGACTGATGGAGATCATCCGGCGCTGCGTGGAGTCCATCGAAACGGAGGCTCTTCCGGACGGGGACTTCTCTCCATGGGATGGGGCTGTACTGAAACAGGAGACGATCGCGGAATGGTTCTACCAGGAATATAAACCGTACCCGCTGGCCAAGCGGAAGGAACGGCTGCTGGCCAGGCTGCACCGCTGGGTCGAGATGGAGCTGAAGAAATCGCCATCAGCGGCCGTGATGAAAGAACGGAAGAAAAAAGCGGCTCAACGAGAAAAGGCTTATGGGAACCGATGGCCGAAATTTGAGCCGGTCTCATTATATAAACAATTGTTTGGGGCGGTTAAGGCAACCGGATCGTGGTTTGAAGAGCTATCCGCTCTGATTCCGTCCGAGGTGCTCGCCGCAACGCGTAAAGATCTGAAGAAAAACGTGGTCCGCGAAGAGGATTTGCCTGCCTTGCTGTATTTCCACTGTTTATTGAATGATATTACCGGAGAGCAGCGTTTTGACCATATCGTTATTGATGAGGCTCAGGATTTCTCGCCATTTCAGGTGGCTGTGCTGGACCTGTTCGTCAGAGGACATTCCTTCACCATATTAGGTGATTTGTCGCAGGGCATTCATGCCTATCGCGGCGTTCATGCGTGGGAAGAGATGAGCTCCCTGTTTAAGGAAGAGGAAACAGCCTATTTTGCGCTTACACGCAGTTATCGCTCCACGATGGAGATCATCGAATTTGCGAACGGCATTTTGGAGAAGGGTGTCAGCAGTGATCTGCTTGCCGTTCCGGTATTCCGGAGCGGCGATACCGTTCGCCTGATTCCTTATGATTCGGCGAAATCCCGAACGAGAGATTTGGAACGGGCGATGGAGGCACTCATCGCTAAGGAATATCGGACGGTCGCTATACTCACTCGAACCTTGCGAGAAGCGCAAGAGCTGCATGAGCAATTCATTACTGCGTGGCCGATGCTGAATCTGATCGATGGCAGCAAAGGAACGTATCAGGGCGGTTATTCCGTGCTTCCTGTTTATTTGTCCAAGGGGCTTGAGTTCGATGCGGTGGTGGTGGCGGATGCAGATCGGGCGCATTACGCGGAAAAAGCATGGGATGCCAAGCTGATGTATGTGGGATGTACGCGGGCACTGCATGAGCTGTGGCTGCTGCATAATGAGCCGCTGCCAACGTATATCAGGACGGAGACTTCAGAAATTACTGCCAGCGGCTGGCCCGTGGAGTAA
- a CDS encoding replication-associated recombination protein A, whose translation MDLFSIGREGDRDSRLLADRMRPSSLDEYIGQEHIIGPGKLLRRAIEADQVSSILLYGPPGCGKTTLAHIISQQTKGYFVRLNAVEASVKDVREVIEQAQSNRSLYGTKTILFLDEVHRFNSSRQDALLPAVENGTIIFIGATTENPFHYVNGALMSRSTLFQLEPLNKNHSMIAMQRALSDPDKGLGFMELQADEEALEHIATMANGDIRRALNALELAAMTTPPDAGGTVHITLDVAEESIRKPLVKADESTQYDVLSAFHKSIRGSSDAALFWFLYAVEKLGMDPMVFIRRLIAASSEDIGLANPQAMVQAVSALDAYRNNGWPEAKLNIAQAILFAVESPKSDGVVTAISRAMSAMDEVKSAEVPLHLRDAHYSGAVKLGHVGYKYPHDYPGHYVKQEYLPKELSRRVFYQATEQGNEAKIAHNQRLRREE comes from the coding sequence ATGGATTTATTCAGTATCGGGCGTGAAGGGGATCGGGATTCCCGGCTGCTGGCCGATCGGATGCGCCCTTCGTCGCTGGATGAATATATAGGACAAGAACATATTATCGGTCCGGGCAAACTGCTCAGACGGGCCATAGAGGCAGACCAGGTCTCTTCCATTTTATTGTACGGCCCGCCGGGATGCGGCAAAACGACGCTTGCGCATATTATCTCACAGCAAACGAAGGGGTACTTCGTTCGGCTGAATGCGGTGGAGGCCTCGGTTAAGGACGTCAGGGAGGTCATTGAGCAAGCCCAGAGCAACCGCAGTTTGTACGGCACCAAAACGATCCTGTTTCTGGATGAGGTCCACCGCTTTAACAGCTCAAGACAGGACGCGCTGCTGCCTGCCGTGGAGAACGGCACGATTATATTTATCGGCGCGACGACGGAGAACCCCTTTCATTACGTAAATGGGGCCTTGATGAGCCGTTCAACCTTGTTCCAGCTTGAGCCGCTGAATAAGAACCATTCCATGATCGCGATGCAGCGCGCGCTATCCGATCCGGATAAAGGTCTTGGATTCATGGAGCTTCAGGCAGATGAGGAAGCATTGGAGCATATTGCAACGATGGCGAACGGCGACATCCGGCGTGCATTGAATGCGCTTGAGCTCGCTGCGATGACGACCCCGCCTGATGCAGGCGGCACGGTCCATATTACGCTGGATGTGGCCGAGGAATCGATACGCAAGCCGCTCGTCAAGGCGGACGAGTCCACGCAGTATGACGTGCTGTCCGCCTTTCATAAAAGCATTCGGGGTTCCAGCGATGCGGCATTGTTCTGGTTCCTGTATGCGGTCGAAAAGCTGGGGATGGACCCGATGGTGTTCATCCGCCGCTTGATTGCTGCCAGCAGCGAGGATATCGGGCTGGCTAATCCGCAAGCGATGGTGCAGGCGGTAAGCGCACTGGACGCCTACCGGAATAACGGCTGGCCGGAAGCCAAGCTTAATATCGCCCAGGCTATCCTGTTTGCGGTGGAAAGTCCAAAATCCGATGGCGTTGTGACCGCAATATCACGGGCGATGTCCGCCATGGATGAAGTAAAATCGGCGGAGGTACCGCTTCATCTGCGTGATGCGCATTATTCGGGCGCCGTGAAGCTGGGACATGTCGGCTATAAGTACCCGCACGATTATCCGGGCCATTACGTGAAGCAGGAATATTTGCCGAAGGAGCTCTCCCGCCGGGTGTTCTATCAGGCGACGGAGCAGGGGAACGAAGCCAAGATCGCGCACAATCAGCGATTACGACGCGAAGAATAG
- a CDS encoding PCYCGC domain-containing protein, with protein MMKKGKQRFVILLLSAGLMLSGCSGKSAQEQVESGQATKAAHEHGHQTQLSNGDIQEATASIDELPAFLKSQTSELQTIYALSAQVSDVLKYIPCYCGCGDSAGHESNLNCFIDEIQEDGTVVWDDHGTRCGVCLDIAVESAKMSSEGKSLKDIRTAIDEKYSTGYAKPTPTPMPPAES; from the coding sequence ATGATGAAAAAAGGGAAACAACGGTTTGTCATCCTGCTGCTGTCCGCCGGTCTTATGCTGAGCGGCTGTTCGGGGAAAAGCGCCCAGGAGCAGGTTGAAAGTGGACAGGCAACCAAGGCAGCGCATGAGCACGGACATCAGACGCAGCTGTCCAACGGGGATATCCAGGAGGCGACGGCTTCGATTGATGAGCTGCCTGCCTTTTTGAAGAGCCAGACCAGCGAGCTCCAGACGATCTATGCCTTGTCCGCGCAGGTCAGTGATGTCCTGAAATACATTCCTTGTTATTGCGGCTGTGGGGACAGTGCCGGTCATGAGAGCAATCTGAACTGTTTTATTGATGAGATTCAGGAGGACGGCACCGTGGTGTGGGACGATCATGGCACCCGCTGCGGGGTATGCCTGGACATTGCCGTGGAATCTGCCAAAATGAGCAGCGAGGGCAAAAGCCTGAAGGATATTCGGACCGCAATCGACGAGAAATACAGCACAGGTTATGCTAAGCCGACACCAACCCCGATGCCGCCTGCCGAAAGTTAA
- a CDS encoding anaerobic ribonucleoside triphosphate reductase, giving the protein MKVMKRDGCLVNFEISRIVKAVDKAFIAVEGVSRKEASLQLGEEVARVTAGMEQVSVEDIQDIVVEQLESTGYAAAAAAYQHYREARDLERMRRGELYKISRDVIGVTNLDLLRENANLNGESFSGKMSRIGSEYAKWMASKFILPGELMRAVRDGYVYVHDLDQYALGTTNCIFIPFDRLLAKGFNTGNGSVRPPQSIMTAMALVAIIFQSQQNSQFGGVSGNKIDWDLAPYVGKSFHRHFRKGLAYFGEVEQGKHRPNVQVLPDNELYIDNKQLKDSYPRIYHYAYNETVNEVKQAAESLIHNLNTMSSRAGGQIPFTSLNYGMCTSTEGRLVSHALLDATMRGLGGGETPIFPQHIFQCKQGVNQAEGEPNYDLFLKAVECSSRRLYPNFVNVDASFNLVYYNPDEPDTIIATMGCRTRTISDRFGRNRLSGKGNLSFNTINLVRLGIEHGIVEGKRDMPDLSLFYEQLDQYMTIAVEGLIHRYELQADQPAKASDFMMREGVWEGGEDLAPEDKVRELIKHGTLALGFIGLAECLKALTGLHHGEDENSRRLGIEIIRHMRQFCDAASEKYDLNITLFATPAEGLSGKFTKLDRQTFGVIEGVTDREYYTNSFHVPVYYPMAAYRKIRSESPFHELCNAGAISYVELDGNARQNTAAFRDIVQFALQQNIGYFSVNHPVDRCSACNYEGIIGSSCPGCGATEDNGNFQRLRRVTGYLTGNYTERFNSAKQAEVRDRVKHL; this is encoded by the coding sequence ATGAAAGTCATGAAGAGAGACGGATGCCTGGTGAATTTTGAGATAAGCCGGATTGTGAAGGCAGTGGATAAAGCTTTTATAGCTGTTGAGGGGGTGTCCCGCAAGGAGGCTTCCCTGCAGCTTGGCGAGGAGGTTGCCCGCGTCACCGCGGGGATGGAGCAGGTGAGTGTGGAGGATATTCAAGATATTGTTGTTGAACAATTGGAAAGCACAGGTTATGCAGCGGCAGCGGCAGCTTATCAACATTACAGGGAAGCCCGTGATCTGGAGCGGATGCGGCGGGGAGAACTCTACAAGATCAGCAGGGATGTGATTGGGGTAACGAATCTGGATCTGCTGCGGGAGAATGCGAATCTGAACGGGGAATCCTTCAGTGGAAAAATGAGTCGGATCGGCTCTGAGTATGCCAAATGGATGGCAAGCAAATTTATCCTGCCCGGAGAGCTCATGAGAGCGGTCAGGGATGGTTATGTGTACGTGCACGACCTGGACCAGTATGCACTCGGTACGACGAACTGTATTTTCATCCCGTTTGACCGTCTATTGGCCAAAGGGTTCAATACCGGTAACGGATCGGTCAGGCCGCCGCAGAGCATCATGACCGCGATGGCGCTGGTGGCCATCATATTTCAATCTCAGCAGAACAGTCAATTCGGCGGCGTGTCCGGAAATAAAATCGATTGGGATCTGGCCCCGTATGTCGGCAAATCGTTTCACCGGCATTTTCGGAAAGGGCTTGCCTACTTCGGAGAGGTGGAGCAGGGCAAGCATAGACCCAATGTACAAGTTCTTCCCGATAACGAATTATACATAGACAACAAGCAGTTGAAGGACTCTTATCCGCGAATATATCATTACGCATATAACGAAACGGTGAATGAAGTAAAACAGGCCGCGGAATCCCTGATCCATAATTTAAACACGATGAGCAGCCGGGCCGGTGGACAGATCCCTTTCACATCGCTGAACTATGGCATGTGCACGTCAACGGAAGGAAGGCTGGTGTCCCATGCTCTATTGGATGCCACGATGAGAGGACTCGGCGGGGGAGAGACGCCGATATTTCCGCAGCATATTTTCCAGTGCAAGCAAGGGGTTAACCAGGCGGAAGGGGAGCCCAATTACGATCTGTTCCTGAAAGCCGTTGAGTGCTCCAGCCGCAGGCTCTACCCGAACTTTGTCAACGTGGATGCGTCGTTTAATCTGGTCTACTATAACCCGGACGAGCCAGACACGATTATTGCCACCATGGGCTGCAGGACACGGACGATTTCAGACCGGTTCGGGCGAAACCGCCTGAGCGGAAAAGGCAATTTGTCCTTCAATACGATCAATCTGGTTCGTCTCGGCATCGAGCATGGTATCGTCGAAGGCAAGCGGGATATGCCCGACCTGAGCCTCTTCTACGAGCAGTTGGATCAGTATATGACGATTGCGGTAGAGGGTTTGATTCACCGCTACGAGCTGCAGGCGGACCAACCGGCCAAAGCGTCCGATTTTATGATGCGGGAAGGCGTGTGGGAAGGCGGCGAAGACCTGGCCCCGGAGGACAAGGTACGCGAACTGATTAAGCACGGCACTCTGGCACTTGGATTCATTGGGCTTGCAGAATGCCTGAAGGCGTTGACCGGACTGCATCACGGAGAGGATGAGAACAGCCGCAGGCTGGGAATCGAAATCATCCGGCATATGCGTCAATTCTGCGATGCGGCCAGTGAAAAATACGATCTGAACATTACGTTGTTTGCCACGCCGGCAGAAGGGCTGTCCGGAAAATTCACGAAGCTGGACCGGCAAACCTTCGGTGTGATCGAGGGTGTGACAGACCGTGAGTACTATACGAACTCGTTTCATGTTCCGGTGTACTATCCGATGGCCGCGTACCGCAAAATCCGTTCCGAATCTCCTTTCCATGAGCTGTGTAATGCAGGAGCGATTTCATATGTGGAGCTCGACGGCAATGCCCGGCAGAATACGGCTGCTTTTCGGGACATCGTGCAGTTTGCCCTGCAGCAGAACATTGGATATTTCTCCGTAAACCATCCCGTCGACCGTTGTTCGGCATGCAACTACGAAGGGATCATCGGAAGCTCTTGCCCTGGATGTGGCGCTACTGAAGACAATGGGAACTTCCAGCGGCTGCGGAGGGTGACGGGATACCTTACGGGCAATTATACGGAGCGCTTCAATTCGGCCAAACAGGCTGAGGTCAGGGATCGGGTGAAGCATCTGTGA
- the nrdG gene encoding anaerobic ribonucleoside-triphosphate reductase activating protein, giving the protein MNVCGYIPESINEGPGLRAVLFVSGCRHACAGCFNTDSWDFEAGEPFTEELSASILQDIVDNPLLDGVTLCGGDPFFSPEECAAFVRKLRTLCPGKSIWAYTGFTFEALMRQPKLRELAKQCDVIVDGKFQLELRDVSLPFRGSSNQRFIDVSASLERGETVEYVLR; this is encoded by the coding sequence GTGAATGTGTGCGGATATATCCCCGAGAGCATTAATGAAGGCCCGGGACTTCGGGCAGTTCTATTCGTGAGCGGCTGCCGTCATGCCTGCGCCGGATGCTTTAATACGGATTCCTGGGACTTTGAAGCGGGGGAGCCGTTTACAGAAGAATTGTCAGCGTCCATACTGCAGGATATCGTCGACAACCCTTTGCTGGATGGCGTGACCTTATGCGGTGGGGACCCGTTCTTCTCGCCGGAGGAATGCGCGGCATTTGTTCGCAAGCTCAGGACCCTCTGTCCCGGGAAAAGCATATGGGCCTACACGGGCTTCACCTTTGAAGCGCTGATGAGACAGCCGAAGCTGCGCGAATTGGCAAAACAGTGCGACGTTATCGTGGACGGTAAATTCCAGTTGGAGCTAAGGGATGTCTCGCTTCCCTTCCGAGGCAGCTCGAATCAGCGTTTCATTGACGTATCCGCCAGCCTGGAACGCGGAGAAACGGTAGAATATGTTCTTCGCTAA
- the mnmA gene encoding tRNA 2-thiouridine(34) synthase MnmA, protein MSKEKHNTRIVVGMSGGVDSSVTALLLKQQGYEVIGIFMKNWDDTDELGYCTAEADAEDVRRVCEQLDIPYYTVNFEKEYFDKVFTYFLDEYKSGRTPNPDVMCNREIKFGEFLNKAMDLGADYVATGHYARVIEEDGQYRLLRGVDSNKDQTYFLNALSQEQLSKAMFPIGHLPKPEVRRLAEEAGLYTAKKKDSTGVCFIGERNFKEFLGQYLPAQSGDMVDIVTGEVKGRHDGLMYYTLGQRQGLGIGGSGSGEPWFVADKDLTNNILYVVQGDHPCLYSTGLVASGMNWIAGQDAMPKDAYTCTAKFRYRQPDQEVTITPREDGTVHVAFAKPQKAITPGQAVVFYQGDECLGGGTIETADKVPY, encoded by the coding sequence ATGTCAAAAGAAAAACATAACACTCGTATCGTTGTCGGCATGTCGGGAGGAGTCGACTCCTCCGTAACAGCGCTCCTGCTCAAACAGCAGGGCTATGAAGTGATCGGCATCTTTATGAAAAACTGGGATGATACCGATGAGCTTGGCTACTGCACAGCTGAAGCGGACGCTGAAGACGTGCGCCGCGTGTGCGAGCAGCTCGACATTCCCTACTATACCGTCAATTTCGAGAAGGAATACTTTGATAAAGTATTTACCTATTTCCTCGATGAATATAAATCTGGGAGAACGCCGAACCCCGATGTCATGTGCAACCGTGAAATCAAATTCGGCGAATTTCTGAACAAGGCCATGGATCTGGGAGCCGACTATGTCGCTACCGGCCATTACGCCCGCGTCATCGAAGAAGACGGACAGTACCGGCTGCTGCGCGGCGTAGACAGCAACAAGGATCAAACCTACTTCCTCAATGCGCTGAGCCAAGAGCAGCTCTCCAAGGCGATGTTCCCGATCGGGCATCTGCCGAAACCGGAAGTTCGCCGACTCGCCGAAGAAGCCGGACTGTATACCGCCAAGAAAAAAGACAGCACCGGCGTTTGTTTCATCGGCGAACGGAATTTCAAAGAATTTCTTGGACAATACCTCCCCGCACAATCCGGCGATATGGTGGACATTGTCACCGGTGAGGTGAAAGGCCGCCATGATGGCCTGATGTACTACACGCTGGGACAACGCCAAGGTCTCGGAATTGGCGGCTCAGGCTCCGGAGAGCCTTGGTTTGTTGCCGACAAGGATTTGACTAACAATATTTTGTACGTTGTTCAAGGCGACCATCCGTGTTTGTATTCAACCGGACTCGTTGCCTCCGGAATGAACTGGATTGCAGGACAAGACGCTATGCCCAAAGACGCCTACACCTGCACCGCGAAATTCCGCTACCGTCAGCCGGACCAGGAAGTAACGATAACGCCGCGCGAAGACGGAACCGTTCATGTCGCGTTTGCGAAGCCGCAAAAAGCAATCACGCCGGGCCAAGCCGTTGTCTTCTACCAAGGGGACGAATGCCTTGGCGGCGGAACGATCGAAACGGCGGATAAAGTTCCTTATTAA
- the cymR gene encoding cysteine metabolism transcriptional regulator CymR, with the protein MKISTKGRYGLTIMMELAARFGEGPTSLKSIAEKNQLSEHYLEQLIAPLRNAGLVKSIRGAYGGYILSRDPASITAGDVIRVLEGPISPVDFTEEDDPAKRDLWLRIRDSIAEVLDSTTLDYLINYQEQSAADNYMFYI; encoded by the coding sequence TTGAAGATATCAACAAAAGGAAGATACGGATTAACCATTATGATGGAGCTGGCCGCCAGGTTTGGTGAAGGGCCGACTTCGCTGAAGAGCATTGCCGAGAAGAACCAGCTGTCAGAACATTATCTTGAGCAGCTGATCGCACCGCTGCGGAATGCGGGGCTGGTCAAAAGCATCCGCGGCGCATACGGAGGCTATATCCTGTCCCGTGATCCGGCATCCATAACGGCCGGGGACGTCATCCGCGTACTGGAAGGACCGATATCCCCTGTGGACTTCACGGAAGAGGACGATCCGGCGAAGCGGGATCTGTGGCTGCGCATCCGCGACAGCATTGCTGAAGTGCTGGATTCCACGACGCTGGATTATCTGATCAACTATCAGGAACAGTCTGCTGCAGACAACTATATGTTCTATATTTAA
- a CDS encoding cysteine desulfurase family protein — MRSVYLDHAASTPVHPEVAERMMKVMTSQYGNASSVHAFGREAKKIVNGARDRIASLLGCQSDELVFTAGGTESDNLAILGLLESLGVKGKHVITSAIEHHAVLHTCHELERRGCEVTYVPVDSTGRVSVEDIAGAIQDNTVLVTIMYGNNEVGTVQPISEIGELCRSRGIVFHTDAVQALGSETINCRELPVDMWSFSAHKINGPQGVGALVVRRGLSVSPRLFGGLQEKKRRAGTENMAGIAGFTAAVEWTVHNMEARIRHYRELRSTLLEGLRQEIGEDDFVINGNSEHYLPHILNISFPGANTETMLMNLDMERIAAASGSACTSGSLEISHVLQAMKLSDPVLRSAIRFSFGLGNTTQEMEYTAQKIGTILNRLRK, encoded by the coding sequence ATGAGATCAGTATATTTGGATCATGCCGCATCAACCCCGGTTCATCCGGAGGTTGCCGAGCGGATGATGAAGGTGATGACAAGCCAATACGGCAATGCTTCAAGCGTTCATGCTTTTGGACGGGAAGCGAAGAAGATCGTGAATGGGGCGCGTGATCGAATTGCGTCCCTTTTAGGATGCCAATCGGACGAGCTGGTGTTCACGGCCGGCGGAACCGAGAGCGATAATCTGGCTATACTTGGATTGCTGGAGTCGCTAGGTGTGAAGGGCAAGCATGTGATTACGTCGGCGATTGAACACCATGCGGTGCTTCATACATGCCATGAGCTGGAACGGAGGGGCTGTGAGGTTACCTATGTCCCCGTCGACTCTACCGGGCGTGTCTCTGTGGAGGACATTGCGGGTGCAATTCAGGACAACACAGTGCTTGTCACCATTATGTATGGCAACAATGAAGTAGGCACCGTTCAGCCGATCAGCGAAATCGGCGAGCTCTGCCGCAGCCGGGGCATCGTGTTTCATACCGATGCTGTTCAAGCCTTGGGATCGGAAACGATCAACTGCCGCGAGCTTCCTGTGGATATGTGGAGTTTTTCCGCCCACAAAATCAACGGACCCCAGGGCGTCGGAGCATTGGTTGTCCGCAGAGGTCTCAGCGTATCTCCGCGTCTGTTCGGAGGGCTGCAGGAGAAGAAGCGTCGCGCCGGAACAGAGAATATGGCTGGAATTGCCGGTTTTACAGCAGCAGTGGAATGGACCGTTCATAATATGGAGGCGCGTATCCGGCATTATCGCGAGCTGAGATCGACGCTGCTTGAAGGGCTTCGTCAGGAGATTGGCGAGGATGATTTTGTGATCAACGGAAATTCGGAACATTACCTACCTCACATCCTAAATATCAGCTTTCCCGGTGCCAACACGGAGACGATGCTGATGAACCTCGATATGGAAAGAATTGCGGCGGCAAGCGGCTCGGCTTGTACGTCGGGATCTCTGGAAATATCCCATGTACTCCAAGCAATGAAACTTTCTGATCCTGTTTTGCGCTCCGCGATTCGTTTTAGTTTCGGTTTGGGTAATACTACACAAGAAATGGAGTACACAGCCCAAAAAATTGGAACCATCCTTAATCGGTTACGTAAATAG
- a CDS encoding PRC-barrel domain-containing protein, whose translation MKLQEMIGLAVFDVENGKEIGKIHDFILDENWLITGLELEGKALFSSHVKSVSWEDIVAYGEDAVMIRSQEAVRKLGANDIPLTYLLGKRKLKEMQVLTEDGILLGRISDVYFEQEQGNTILGLEISDGFVSDLIEGRKWLPCTAEMAIGESAVMVPPMSEQRLEKAINSVNG comes from the coding sequence ATGAAACTTCAAGAAATGATTGGACTGGCTGTATTCGACGTGGAGAACGGTAAGGAAATCGGCAAAATCCACGATTTTATACTAGATGAGAACTGGTTGATTACCGGGTTGGAGTTGGAAGGCAAGGCTTTGTTTTCCTCGCATGTGAAAAGCGTCTCATGGGAAGATATCGTAGCATACGGGGAAGATGCCGTCATGATCCGGAGCCAAGAGGCTGTCCGCAAGCTGGGCGCCAATGATATACCGCTTACGTACCTTTTGGGCAAGCGCAAACTGAAAGAGATGCAGGTCTTGACAGAGGATGGTATCCTGCTCGGGCGTATATCGGATGTTTATTTTGAGCAGGAACAGGGCAATACAATACTAGGGTTGGAAATATCCGATGGATTTGTCTCGGATTTGATCGAAGGTCGCAAATGGCTGCCTTGCACAGCGGAAATGGCTATCGGCGAAAGTGCCGTTATGGTACCCCCGATGAGCGAACAGCGTCTGGAAAAAGCCATTAATTCTGTGAACGGATAG